A single window of Gossypium hirsutum isolate 1008001.06 chromosome A10, Gossypium_hirsutum_v2.1, whole genome shotgun sequence DNA harbors:
- the LOC107896833 gene encoding oxygen-evolving enhancer protein 2, chloroplastic produces MASTACFLHHHALTSAPRSSSTPPSTSQRQVAIVKSNQLLACISQKQAVQENDNSRSSAVISRRLALTLLIGPAVGSKVSPADAAYGEAANVFGKPKTNTEFIPYNGEGFKLSIPSKWNPSKEVEYPGQVLRYEDNFDSTTNVAVMVTPTDKKSITDFGSPENFLSKVDYLLGKQAYSGLTDAEGGFDSNAVATANILETSTPVIGGKQYYFLSVLTRTADGDEGGKHQLITATVNNGKLYICKAQAGDKRWFKGARKFVESAANSFSVA; encoded by the exons ATGGCCTCCACCGCATGCTTCTTGCACCACCATGCACTCACCTCCGCACCCAGATCATCATCAACTCCACCCTCCACATCCCAGCGCCAAGTTGCAATCGTCAAGTCAAATCAACTGCTGGCTTGCATTTCACAGAAACAGGCAGTCCAAGAAAATGATAATTCCCGAAGCAGCGCCGTGATCTCCCGTCGGTTGGCTCTCACTCTGCTCATCGGTCCTGCGGTTGGCTCTAAGGTTTCTCCTGCTGATGCTGCCTATGGTGAAGCTG CAAATGTATTTGGAAAGCCAAAAACAAACACAGAGTTCATCCCATACAATGGGGAAGGGTTCAAGCTGTCAATACCATCAAAATGGAACCCAAGCAAAGAGGTTGAGTACCCAGGTCAAGTCCTGAGATACGAGGACAACTTCGACTCCACCACCAATGTTGCTGTCATGGTCACTCCTACTGATAAGAAGTCCATTACTGACTTCGGTTCCCCTGAAAATTTCCTCTctaag GTGGACTATCTGCTTGGAAAACAAGCATACTCTGGCTTAACTGATGCTGAG GGTGGGTTTGACTCAAATGCAGTGGCAACTGCAAACATATTGGAGACTTCAACTCCTGTGATCGGAGGGAAACAGTACTACTTCTTGTCGGTGTTGACGAGAACTGCTGATGGAGATGAAGGTGGCAAGCACCAACTAATTACAGCCACCGTAAACAATGGTAAACTTTACATTTGCAAAGCACAAGCTGGGGATAAGCGGTGGTTTAAAGGAGCTAGAAAGTTTGTGGAGAGTGCTGCAAATTCCTTCAGTGTTGCTTAG